From the Leptospira kirschneri serovar Cynopteri str. 3522 CT genome, one window contains:
- a CDS encoding transporter substrate-binding domain-containing protein yields the protein MFEKNFFCLLLIFVFSSGLFSQSEYSGSRLEKILSKKELIVGVNKQYEPFYIENPKDGYPGIDAELAKLYADYLGVSLKLIPMKTFRQFSEDIRVGKIDLALAGISTDLNRGKQVTFSDPYLVTTPAGLVSKKILPPEPEGNIVTSRRFISLNDLFTLSGLVSFSVRSNTTNHIYLQKKFSKLPIYSYLSDSIAIDNLISNNVTCFVADSFFILTLLQKNPSLRANYLPLLGTVQEENISAALPQNDLIFADNLNFFIKELKRTGVLDDLRNRYFNQNNWVK from the coding sequence ATGTTCGAGAAGAATTTTTTTTGTCTACTTTTGATTTTTGTTTTTTCGAGCGGTTTATTTTCTCAGTCGGAATATTCCGGTTCCAGATTGGAGAAGATTCTTTCTAAAAAAGAACTTATAGTAGGCGTTAATAAACAATACGAACCGTTTTATATCGAAAATCCAAAAGATGGTTATCCAGGTATCGATGCGGAGTTGGCAAAACTCTATGCGGATTATCTTGGTGTTTCTTTAAAACTAATTCCGATGAAAACGTTTAGACAATTTTCCGAAGATATTCGAGTGGGTAAGATCGATCTTGCTTTGGCCGGGATTTCCACGGATTTAAATCGAGGTAAACAAGTTACTTTTTCGGATCCTTATCTTGTTACAACTCCGGCGGGACTTGTGAGTAAAAAAATTCTTCCTCCCGAGCCAGAAGGAAACATTGTCACTTCCAGAAGATTTATTAGTCTGAATGATCTTTTTACTCTAAGCGGATTGGTGAGTTTTTCTGTAAGATCCAATACTACCAATCATATTTATCTCCAAAAGAAATTTTCTAAACTTCCGATTTACAGTTATCTTTCGGATTCGATTGCGATCGATAATCTTATCAGTAATAATGTAACTTGTTTTGTCGCGGATAGTTTTTTCATTCTTACTTTACTTCAAAAAAATCCGTCTCTAAGAGCAAACTATCTTCCACTTTTAGGAACCGTTCAAGAGGAAAATATCAGCGCTGCTCTTCCACAGAACGATTTGATTTTTGCGGATAATTTAAATTTCTTTATTAAAGAATTGAAACGAACGGGTGTTTTAGACGATTTAAGAAACCGATATTTTAATCAGAACAACTGGGTAAAATGA
- the recR gene encoding recombination mediator RecR — MSNHLLDEMIEALSSLPGIGRKSAFRISFHLLRLEQGLFNQFVHQLTDTKNRIKFCKRCGSYAETEICEICVSEKRDSHTFCVVEQPEDIFFIENTREFHGKYHVLNGVISPLEGIGPRDLRIKELLERIEPEQVKEVLIATNPTLEGDATADYLANQLKPISVNVTRIAYGITVGGSIELADQYTLGRAIRSRLQL; from the coding sequence TTGAGTAATCATCTCCTCGATGAAATGATAGAAGCGCTCTCTTCTCTTCCAGGAATCGGAAGAAAAAGCGCTTTTAGAATCAGCTTTCATCTTTTAAGATTAGAACAAGGTCTTTTTAACCAATTTGTTCACCAACTTACGGATACAAAAAATAGAATCAAATTTTGTAAACGTTGTGGTTCTTATGCAGAAACTGAAATTTGTGAAATCTGTGTTTCCGAAAAAAGAGACTCCCATACTTTTTGTGTAGTAGAACAACCCGAAGACATTTTTTTTATCGAAAACACAAGAGAATTTCACGGCAAATATCACGTGTTAAACGGAGTTATCTCTCCCTTAGAAGGAATCGGTCCCAGAGACCTTAGAATCAAAGAACTTTTAGAAAGAATCGAACCAGAACAAGTAAAAGAAGTTTTGATCGCTACTAACCCGACCCTGGAAGGAGATGCAACAGCCGATTATTTAGCGAATCAATTGAAGCCTATTTCGGTTAACGTAACTAGAATCGCCTACGGAATCACAGTAGGTGGTTCGATCGAACTTGCAGATCAATATACTTTGGGAAGAGCGATTCGTTCTCGTCTTCAACTTTAA
- a CDS encoding YbaB/EbfC family nucleoid-associated protein, with protein sequence MFDKIKNFSEILSNMGSFREKMEEVKKRIALIRVVGDAGAGMVTVTASGEGQITNVFINKQLFDADDNKMLEDLVMAATNDALKKAKEATAYEFQSASGGLDFSEISKMFGGKFE encoded by the coding sequence ATGTTTGATAAGATAAAAAATTTTTCGGAGATTCTCTCCAACATGGGCTCTTTCCGTGAAAAGATGGAAGAAGTAAAAAAACGAATCGCTTTGATTCGAGTTGTTGGAGACGCAGGCGCTGGGATGGTGACTGTTACGGCAAGCGGAGAAGGTCAAATCACAAATGTATTTATCAACAAACAGCTCTTCGACGCTGATGATAATAAAATGTTGGAAGACTTAGTCATGGCCGCAACAAACGACGCTCTCAAAAAAGCAAAAGAAGCCACCGCATACGAATTTCAATCAGCATCCGGCGGTTTGGATTTTTCAGAAATTTCCAAAATGTTCGGCGGAAAATTTGAGTAA
- the dnaX gene encoding DNA polymerase III subunit gamma/tau, whose translation MAGTHEVLSRKYRPQKFQDVIHQDLAIGALQNALKSGKIGHAYIFFGPRGVGKTTIARILAKRLNCQNPTDNEPCNECNSCKEITRGISSDVLEIDAASNRGIENIRELRDNVKFAPMGGKYKVYIIDEVHMLTDQSFNALLKTLEEPPAHIVFVLATTEFHKIPETILSRCQDFIFKKVPLSVLQDYSEKLCKIENVQYDQEGLFWIAKKGDGSVRDMLSFMEQAIIFTDSRLLGAAIRKMIGYHGIEFLTSFIKSLVDPDNHSKSLEIIESLYQEGQDIYKFLWDSIEFTHTLNLIRDSLADPESVNFPKEDLVKMKSDFENVDSPKLNFLSGKLFEIYERIKTIRLRNSFEIKVFTEIQIKKLVEELTYPSLAGLIDKINHLILMVQGSKNVLSDVNQNTTFVLKDTSSQSETSKKKDKLSSDVILESQFESNQQDSNLENAKPIEPSSRKFDTSTEIKKKFLGTEVDPNQIPRLDS comes from the coding sequence ATGGCAGGAACTCACGAAGTCCTTTCCCGAAAATATCGTCCTCAAAAATTTCAGGACGTAATTCATCAAGACCTTGCCATAGGTGCTCTTCAAAACGCTCTTAAATCCGGAAAAATCGGACACGCATATATATTCTTCGGCCCTCGTGGTGTTGGTAAAACCACAATTGCAAGAATTCTCGCAAAACGTTTAAACTGTCAAAATCCTACCGATAACGAACCCTGCAACGAATGTAATTCTTGCAAAGAAATTACTCGAGGAATTTCCAGCGACGTTTTAGAAATAGACGCGGCAAGTAATCGAGGAATTGAAAACATCCGCGAACTTAGAGACAACGTGAAGTTCGCTCCGATGGGCGGGAAATATAAGGTTTATATCATAGATGAAGTCCACATGCTCACGGACCAATCGTTTAACGCACTTTTAAAAACCTTAGAAGAACCTCCTGCTCATATCGTTTTCGTTTTAGCTACTACAGAATTTCATAAAATTCCAGAAACAATTCTTTCTAGATGTCAGGATTTTATTTTTAAAAAAGTTCCTTTGTCTGTTTTGCAAGATTATTCCGAAAAACTTTGTAAAATTGAAAACGTTCAATACGATCAAGAAGGTCTTTTCTGGATCGCCAAAAAAGGAGACGGTTCCGTAAGAGATATGCTTTCCTTTATGGAACAAGCTATCATATTTACCGACTCAAGATTGTTAGGCGCTGCTATTCGTAAAATGATCGGTTATCATGGAATCGAATTTTTAACTTCGTTTATCAAAAGTTTAGTCGATCCAGACAATCACTCTAAGTCCTTAGAAATCATAGAATCCCTTTATCAAGAAGGTCAGGACATTTATAAATTCTTATGGGATTCCATAGAATTTACTCATACTCTCAATTTGATCCGTGATTCTCTTGCAGATCCCGAGTCCGTTAATTTTCCAAAAGAAGATCTCGTAAAAATGAAATCAGATTTTGAGAATGTGGATTCTCCTAAATTGAATTTTCTTTCGGGAAAACTTTTCGAAATCTATGAAAGAATTAAAACGATTCGTTTGAGAAACTCTTTTGAAATCAAGGTTTTCACTGAGATTCAAATCAAAAAACTCGTAGAAGAACTTACTTATCCAAGTTTGGCGGGTTTAATCGATAAAATCAACCATCTGATTCTTATGGTACAAGGTTCCAAAAATGTTTTATCAGATGTGAATCAAAATACTACTTTTGTACTTAAAGATACGTCGTCGCAATCGGAAACTTCTAAAAAAAAAGATAAACTTTCTTCGGACGTTATTTTAGAATCTCAGTTTGAGTCTAATCAACAGGATTCTAATTTAGAAAATGCAAAACCGATCGAACCAAGTTCTCGGAAGTTTGACACGAGCACTGAAATTAAAAAAAAGTTTTTAGGTACGGAAGTGGACCCGAACCAAATTCCTAGATTGGATTCTTAA
- a CDS encoding nucleoside deaminase — MSKSSNNQNSSGKKSGSDQKKVKTEFLISKNIKSDSINFQPSTREDSIIKIDNTILSDFLNRLENLVLQENEEIPSFTRIYHKEELISETFNEVEKKSDSYFHSEILCIRKAKEKLKTRYLMDCMLITSLEPCLMCAGTILLSRIPKVIYLLPAKQGEGISSLSIEMIYSRNFFPELFCIPAEISKNAFKSFFKARRKKFN; from the coding sequence ATGAGCAAATCTTCAAATAATCAGAATTCATCTGGAAAGAAATCAGGCTCGGATCAAAAAAAAGTCAAAACTGAATTCTTAATCAGTAAAAACATAAAATCAGATTCTATAAATTTCCAACCATCCACGAGAGAAGATTCAATCATTAAAATTGATAATACGATTTTATCAGATTTCTTAAATAGACTTGAGAATTTAGTCTTACAAGAAAATGAAGAGATTCCAAGCTTTACTAGAATTTATCATAAAGAAGAGTTGATCTCAGAAACTTTCAACGAAGTAGAAAAAAAATCAGACTCTTATTTTCATAGCGAGATTCTTTGTATTCGAAAGGCAAAAGAAAAATTAAAAACTCGTTATCTTATGGATTGTATGCTCATTACATCTTTGGAACCATGTTTGATGTGTGCAGGTACTATTCTTCTTTCTAGAATTCCGAAAGTGATTTATCTTTTACCGGCAAAACAAGGAGAAGGAATTTCTTCTCTGAGTATAGAAATGATCTATTCCCGAAATTTTTTTCCGGAACTCTTTTGTATTCCAGCTGAAATTTCCAAAAATGCTTTCAAATCGTTTTTCAAAGCCAGAAGAAAGAAATTCAATTGA
- a CDS encoding transcriptional coactivator p15/PC4 family protein, which translates to MGVIRDVDKGRGEVIRVEVSEYKGTKYLNLRIWYTDKDGEKKPTQKGIAIPPELYDEIKEAVIEAENEVKS; encoded by the coding sequence ATGGGTGTGATTCGCGATGTGGATAAAGGCCGAGGCGAAGTGATTCGCGTAGAAGTATCCGAGTATAAGGGAACCAAATATCTCAATCTTAGGATTTGGTACACGGATAAAGACGGAGAAAAAAAACCTACTCAAAAAGGAATCGCAATTCCACCAGAACTTTATGATGAAATTAAAGAAGCAGTTATAGAAGCCGAAAACGAAGTTAAAAGTTAA
- a CDS encoding ferredoxin--NADP(+) reductase: MKPTREPQINLFKKSNPYKAKVISNVLLTPETGTGKRPKKEGEALVHRIILSIDHSAYPYVIGQSGGVIPPGEDPEKKAKGLADVGYTVRLYSIASPSYSFGMKEDNIEFIIKRDNVYDENGNIQFKGVCSNYMCDLKPGDEVTMTGPSGKKFLLPNTDFSGDIMFLATGTGIAPFIGMSEELLEHKLIKFTGNITLIYGAPYSDELVMIDYLKGLESKHKNFKLVTAISREEKNPFDGGRMYISHRVREQAEAVKEILNGGGRFYICGGPKGMEKGVIEEIQKISGNTGTYEEFKHHLEGAHQLFVETY; this comes from the coding sequence ATGAAACCGACTAGAGAACCTCAAATCAATTTATTCAAAAAATCCAACCCCTACAAAGCAAAAGTAATCAGCAATGTTCTACTGACTCCGGAAACCGGAACCGGAAAAAGACCCAAAAAAGAAGGAGAAGCACTCGTTCATAGAATCATACTTTCGATTGATCATTCTGCCTATCCATACGTAATCGGACAAAGCGGAGGAGTTATACCTCCCGGAGAAGATCCCGAAAAAAAAGCAAAAGGTTTAGCGGATGTTGGATATACCGTAAGACTTTACTCCATCGCTTCTCCAAGTTATTCTTTCGGAATGAAAGAGGACAACATAGAATTTATCATTAAAAGAGACAATGTATATGATGAAAATGGAAACATCCAATTCAAAGGGGTTTGTTCCAATTATATGTGCGACCTAAAACCGGGCGATGAAGTAACCATGACTGGCCCTTCCGGAAAAAAATTTCTTCTCCCTAATACAGATTTCAGCGGAGATATTATGTTTCTTGCAACTGGAACTGGGATCGCTCCTTTTATCGGAATGAGTGAAGAACTTTTAGAACACAAACTTATCAAATTTACCGGGAATATCACTCTCATTTATGGAGCACCTTATTCTGATGAACTAGTAATGATAGATTATCTGAAAGGTTTAGAATCTAAACATAAAAATTTTAAATTAGTAACCGCAATTTCGAGAGAAGAAAAAAATCCTTTCGATGGTGGAAGAATGTATATTTCTCACAGAGTTCGCGAACAAGCCGAAGCAGTAAAAGAGATTTTAAATGGAGGCGGACGTTTTTATATCTGTGGCGGACCCAAGGGAATGGAAAAAGGTGTAATTGAAGAGATTCAAAAAATTTCAGGAAACACGGGAACTTATGAAGAATTCAAACATCATTTAGAAGGAGCCCATCAGCTGTTTGTAGAAACATATTAA
- the lpxD gene encoding UDP-3-O-(3-hydroxymyristoyl)glucosamine N-acyltransferase: MPQIKLSELAEQINGSKIANTQIPDDVIVDKIVTLSPGEKNSLSFLSHKKMLSEAKKTFSSVILTTEEFAKELSIPCLVVSNPELSLAEILNLLYPPYVPSGKISSSAIIHPTAKLGAGVTIGEFVVVGENSVIGANTYLEDGVKISRNVIIGENSHIGPNSSIQYGVIIGKRFICSGNCSIGGDGFKFVTEKGKHHKIPQVGGVRIGDDVEIGSLCTIDRGGLEDTIIGDGCKFDNMVHVAHNCILGKNIIIAGQSGVAGSTIVEDDVIIGGACAVSDHLHVPAGTILAGGSSLRNSPKKKEIFVGWDYGLTFAEFQKVRVNIHNLVNFQKWAKRIKELEKHAGIKIEEKD; this comes from the coding sequence ATGCCCCAAATTAAGCTATCAGAGTTAGCAGAACAAATCAACGGATCTAAAATTGCAAATACTCAAATTCCGGACGATGTGATAGTAGATAAAATTGTCACCCTATCTCCGGGAGAAAAAAATTCTTTAAGTTTTCTTTCTCATAAGAAAATGTTAAGCGAAGCCAAAAAAACTTTTTCCAGTGTGATACTAACCACCGAAGAATTTGCAAAAGAATTATCTATTCCTTGTCTTGTAGTTTCCAATCCGGAACTCAGCCTTGCAGAAATTTTAAATCTTCTTTATCCACCTTATGTTCCTTCGGGAAAAATTTCCTCCTCGGCTATCATCCATCCTACTGCAAAGTTAGGTGCCGGAGTAACCATCGGAGAGTTTGTAGTAGTTGGAGAAAATTCTGTAATTGGGGCAAACACTTATCTGGAAGACGGCGTTAAAATTTCTAGGAACGTAATCATCGGAGAAAATTCTCACATTGGTCCGAACTCTTCGATTCAATACGGGGTGATCATTGGAAAAAGGTTTATCTGTTCCGGAAATTGTTCGATTGGTGGAGACGGTTTTAAGTTTGTTACCGAAAAAGGTAAACATCATAAGATTCCTCAAGTAGGAGGAGTAAGAATCGGCGACGACGTGGAAATCGGTTCTTTATGTACGATTGATCGGGGTGGTTTGGAAGATACGATCATTGGAGACGGTTGCAAATTTGATAATATGGTTCACGTTGCACACAATTGTATCCTTGGAAAAAATATAATCATCGCGGGTCAAAGTGGTGTTGCGGGTAGTACTATTGTGGAAGACGATGTGATCATAGGCGGCGCTTGTGCTGTTTCGGATCATCTTCATGTTCCTGCAGGAACAATTCTTGCCGGAGGAAGTTCCTTGAGAAATTCTCCTAAGAAAAAGGAAATTTTTGTAGGTTGGGACTATGGTTTAACATTTGCTGAATTCCAAAAAGTTCGTGTGAATATTCATAATTTGGTGAATTTTCAGAAATGGGCCAAAAGAATCAAAGAACTGGAAAAACATGCTGGAATTAAAATTGAAGAAAAGGATTGA
- the lenE gene encoding endostatin-like outer membrane protein LenE, which yields MYNQSTLNKNSKQENMSLLKKIPFFLIFSYMLLACNSEGLDSNLPLLTDSTKNEILNLLNPSLHSSSALLEEFGTLFVAPGFHNGGFSYGISTADEYCNANIPAGPFAAAGAPYKALLANNLGTNLYKRVATVTPNVGDGQEDWIFKPNTEYRRTDGVTKVMTTNSVGLFDFTNENLTNPFTSTFVNIWTGLNPDWTTRGVNVRTDQGNCIGWYFDIGEYANIVYAGTFGVANMINSHSIFDNFATCDSTAGVTSQGPAAPLSILCVGQKVQRNYKFLFVTPTAHNGDWGGVSGADAYCQANIPTSIAGTGPYKAMLVAPTRRQATVNPNVGDGQIDWVFKPNTEYRRADGITKVMTTNSTGLFDFSKGNLTNSFEGSFNAYIWTGLYSDWRTVATYGEMCHDVPRFGLTTDTSGWEGNGNEGRFGSAKATTSSAISLLTEACWHNVHKFTSTTVTINFGILCVEQ from the coding sequence ATGTACAATCAAAGTACTCTAAATAAGAATTCAAAACAAGAGAATATGTCTTTACTTAAAAAAATTCCATTCTTTCTGATTTTTTCTTATATGCTTTTAGCATGTAATTCGGAAGGTTTAGATTCCAATTTACCACTTTTAACAGATTCAACTAAAAACGAAATTCTCAATTTATTAAACCCCAGCCTTCATAGTTCTTCTGCGCTTTTAGAAGAATTTGGAACCTTATTTGTAGCGCCTGGTTTTCATAATGGTGGATTTTCCTATGGAATCAGTACGGCAGATGAATATTGTAATGCGAATATTCCAGCAGGTCCTTTTGCAGCGGCAGGAGCCCCTTATAAGGCTTTATTAGCAAATAACTTAGGAACGAATTTATATAAAAGAGTAGCTACCGTTACGCCGAATGTCGGGGACGGACAAGAGGATTGGATTTTTAAACCGAATACAGAATATAGAAGAACTGACGGAGTTACAAAAGTAATGACTACTAATTCCGTTGGTTTATTTGATTTTACGAACGAAAATTTAACAAACCCATTTACCTCCACCTTTGTTAATATTTGGACAGGACTCAATCCGGACTGGACTACTCGTGGTGTTAACGTTAGAACTGACCAGGGAAATTGTATAGGATGGTATTTTGACATTGGCGAATACGCTAATATTGTTTATGCAGGTACATTCGGAGTTGCGAATATGATAAACTCACATTCGATCTTCGACAATTTTGCAACCTGTGATAGTACCGCAGGAGTTACTAGTCAAGGACCTGCGGCTCCTTTAAGCATCTTATGCGTAGGTCAAAAGGTGCAAAGAAACTATAAATTCCTATTCGTTACTCCAACAGCGCATAACGGAGACTGGGGTGGAGTTAGCGGCGCAGACGCATATTGTCAGGCAAATATTCCAACATCCATTGCAGGTACTGGACCTTACAAAGCGATGTTAGTAGCTCCTACTAGAAGACAAGCCACAGTTAATCCAAATGTAGGAGATGGTCAAATCGATTGGGTCTTTAAGCCAAACACGGAATATAGAAGAGCCGATGGAATCACTAAAGTAATGACTACTAATTCCACAGGACTATTTGACTTTTCAAAAGGAAATCTAACCAATTCATTCGAAGGATCTTTCAATGCATACATTTGGACAGGCTTATACAGTGATTGGAGAACTGTAGCTACTTATGGTGAAATGTGTCACGATGTTCCCAGATTTGGTTTAACAACGGATACATCCGGTTGGGAAGGAAACGGTAACGAGGGAAGATTTGGAAGTGCAAAAGCCACTACAAGCAGCGCCATTTCTCTCTTAACTGAAGCCTGTTGGCATAACGTCCATAAATTTACTTCTACTACTGTAACAATAAACTTTGGGATTCTATGCGTTGAACAATAA
- a CDS encoding carboxypeptidase M32: MEEYKNLFSDSIRNELKSFAEYRTAYQEIYTFRNILSVLQWDSEITLPEEGRAERGLQIGLLSGLIHSKYAGENFYKLATKAREENEQKILPGQEQRRIEFERLFQDLDRSRLLSRELVEEFSITTSKAHSIWAKARKENRFEDFAPILSKIVELSKKQAECYGYQTEPYDALLENYEPGERAANLEKLFFNLKSNLKPLIARGKKIPNPFQKEIPIYLQNKLGETLPNILGLSSKISRLDASEHPFSTSLGSKDKRITTRYDLKDPLSSIFSILHETGHSLYEAGISEIEGGPSPLHDSVSLGIHESQSRLWENQVGRSLEFWEMYYPILLENLNIKESELSFSDLFSYINQSAPSLIRVEADQITYNLHIILRFEIERELINGKIQVYELPEIWNSKMKEMFGIVVSSDREGVLQDVHWSGGAFGYFPTYTLGNIYSAQFFQTFLKQNPNFQTTVKEKKDFSSLLNWLRQNVHWKGKFYSAEDLIRSATDTNPDSSYLVQYLEKKIIELEST; this comes from the coding sequence ATGGAAGAGTATAAGAACCTTTTTTCCGATTCGATTCGGAACGAACTAAAATCTTTTGCAGAATATAGAACTGCTTATCAAGAGATCTATACATTCAGAAATATACTCAGCGTACTTCAATGGGATTCTGAGATTACTTTACCAGAAGAGGGAAGAGCAGAACGAGGTTTACAGATCGGACTTCTTTCCGGTTTAATTCATTCTAAATATGCAGGTGAAAATTTTTATAAACTTGCTACAAAAGCAAGAGAAGAAAATGAACAAAAAATTCTTCCCGGCCAAGAACAAAGAAGAATTGAATTCGAAAGATTATTTCAAGATCTAGATCGTTCTCGTCTTCTTTCTCGAGAACTTGTAGAGGAGTTTTCCATCACTACAAGTAAAGCACATTCTATTTGGGCTAAGGCCAGAAAAGAAAATCGATTTGAAGATTTTGCACCGATTCTTTCTAAGATTGTTGAGCTAAGTAAAAAACAAGCTGAATGTTATGGTTACCAAACGGAACCTTATGACGCTTTATTAGAAAATTATGAACCGGGTGAGAGGGCTGCAAATTTAGAAAAATTATTTTTTAATTTAAAAAGTAATTTAAAACCTTTAATTGCAAGAGGAAAAAAAATTCCAAATCCTTTTCAAAAAGAAATTCCAATCTACCTTCAAAACAAATTGGGGGAAACACTTCCAAATATTTTAGGGTTATCCTCTAAAATCTCTCGTTTAGATGCAAGTGAACATCCTTTTTCTACTTCTCTGGGAAGTAAGGATAAAAGAATCACTACACGTTACGATTTAAAAGACCCGCTTTCTTCTATATTCAGTATTTTGCATGAAACAGGGCATTCCCTTTATGAGGCCGGGATTTCGGAAATCGAAGGCGGCCCTTCTCCTTTGCACGATTCCGTTTCTTTGGGAATTCACGAATCTCAAAGCAGACTTTGGGAAAATCAAGTAGGTAGATCTTTAGAGTTTTGGGAAATGTACTATCCTATATTATTAGAAAATTTGAATATAAAAGAATCGGAACTTAGTTTTTCTGACCTTTTCTCGTATATCAATCAATCTGCCCCTTCTTTGATTCGGGTGGAAGCGGATCAGATCACTTATAACCTTCATATCATTCTCCGGTTTGAAATTGAAAGAGAATTGATAAACGGTAAGATTCAAGTTTATGAACTTCCTGAAATTTGGAATTCTAAAATGAAAGAAATGTTCGGCATTGTTGTGTCTTCCGATAGAGAAGGAGTTTTGCAGGATGTTCATTGGAGTGGAGGCGCCTTTGGTTACTTTCCTACTTACACTTTAGGGAATATTTATTCTGCACAGTTTTTTCAAACTTTCTTAAAACAAAATCCAAATTTTCAAACAACAGTAAAAGAAAAAAAAGACTTTTCTTCCCTTTTAAATTGGCTCAGGCAAAACGTTCATTGGAAGGGAAAATTCTATTCGGCGGAAGACCTAATTCGTTCGGCTACGGATACAAATCCTGATTCTTCTTATTTGGTTCAGTATCTCGAGAAAAAAATTATTGAATTGGAGTCTACCTAA
- a CDS encoding DUF423 domain-containing protein translates to MTIKQKTILILSSLFGFLGVALGAFGAHGLKSILSPEMLSIYETGNRYHLIHSIPPLILALTGHLNNNVFVWISSILFLAGILIFSGSLYVLSVTGIKILGAITPIGGISFLIAWAFLGFSVIRLKSD, encoded by the coding sequence ATGACAATAAAACAAAAAACAATTCTTATACTTTCGTCTTTATTCGGATTTCTAGGAGTGGCTTTAGGAGCCTTTGGAGCACACGGGCTAAAATCAATTCTAAGTCCAGAAATGTTATCGATCTACGAAACCGGAAATCGGTATCACTTGATTCACAGCATTCCACCTTTAATTTTAGCTTTGACCGGCCATTTAAATAACAATGTATTTGTTTGGATTTCTTCGATTCTATTTCTTGCAGGAATTCTAATATTTTCCGGATCTTTATATGTATTGTCAGTTACCGGAATCAAAATTTTAGGAGCGATTACACCAATCGGCGGAATTTCATTTTTAATCGCGTGGGCTTTTTTAGGATTTTCAGTAATTCGATTAAAAAGCGACTAA
- a CDS encoding TRL-like family protein, which translates to MSFKRTYLILLIALTTITNCIYTNVKTPGWFYSQSYTDVRGMDPVGKLSGQSCGEGWFWLVYTGDESYEAAVQNAIQDKADLLFDVQTDYYVKSIFFNLYFYKCTRVTGIGVKLPHRLIKKE; encoded by the coding sequence ATGTCATTCAAAAGAACTTATCTTATTTTACTCATTGCATTGACTACGATTACAAATTGTATCTATACAAACGTAAAAACTCCAGGCTGGTTTTACTCTCAAAGTTATACGGATGTTCGAGGGATGGACCCAGTCGGAAAACTTTCCGGTCAGTCTTGTGGAGAAGGTTGGTTTTGGCTTGTTTACACCGGGGATGAAAGTTATGAAGCCGCAGTTCAAAATGCGATTCAAGACAAAGCCGATCTCCTTTTTGACGTACAAACGGATTACTATGTTAAATCTATATTTTTCAATTTATACTTTTATAAATGTACTCGTGTAACCGGAATCGGCGTTAAACTTCCCCATCGATTGATAAAAAAAGAATAG
- a CDS encoding DUF2750 domain-containing protein → MGNQSSAQFHQFFIEIKKHKKVWTLRDESGFPSPITISGKRVMSFWSSLNRVQTVIDHVDAYSLFKTYEISFQNFMDRWLPGLKNDNLLVGINWTGSEATGYDLEPEKALEYLNDLIF, encoded by the coding sequence ATGGGGAATCAATCGTCTGCTCAATTTCATCAATTTTTTATAGAAATAAAAAAACACAAAAAGGTTTGGACTTTGCGGGATGAAAGTGGTTTTCCTAGTCCTATAACAATTTCCGGAAAAAGAGTTATGTCTTTTTGGTCATCCCTAAATCGGGTGCAAACGGTCATCGATCATGTGGATGCATATTCTTTATTTAAAACTTATGAAATTTCCTTTCAGAATTTTATGGATCGTTGGCTTCCGGGTTTGAAAAACGACAATTTATTGGTGGGTATTAATTGGACCGGATCCGAAGCGACCGGGTATGATCTTGAGCCAGAAAAAGCATTAGAATATTTGAATGATTTAATTTTTTAA
- a CDS encoding DUF1905 domain-containing protein has product MNSVIIQFQATVWIYPGKGGWHFLTLPVKTSKEIRTILDKTHRSWGMIPVLAKIGITSWNTSIFPEKNSIKYVLPLKADVRKKEKITVNQKVRVSITIQF; this is encoded by the coding sequence TTGAATTCGGTTATAATTCAATTTCAAGCAACTGTTTGGATTTATCCGGGTAAAGGAGGATGGCATTTTTTGACATTGCCCGTTAAAACTTCCAAAGAAATACGAACTATATTAGATAAAACGCATAGATCTTGGGGAATGATTCCAGTTCTAGCTAAAATTGGTATTACGAGTTGGAATACTTCTATTTTTCCTGAAAAAAATTCTATAAAGTATGTTCTACCTTTAAAAGCAGACGTCCGTAAAAAAGAAAAAATCACAGTGAATCAAAAAGTTCGCGTTTCAATTACAATTCAATTTTGA